The Candidatus Manganitrophus noduliformans genome window below encodes:
- a CDS encoding OmpA family protein has translation MKSIIFVLITSGILAGCAGTAKEETRDPYFKNRESPLVVPMRHPFPPSQGVAYLVSEQFFLCREKDFCPVPQQKFTERFFLPELPKPVREEPIVEQPAILKKRLPETIAATVLFDKEDATLTEETSKVLDELFDRIKEVDPLTLRIVIAGYTDGAGSVEVNTKLAEERAEAVADYFIRNGIPKGSITVGGRPLCCYVAPNDTEEGRGKNRRVEVFVEQMEEEKSEKKN, from the coding sequence ATGAAATCGATCATCTTTGTTCTGATCACCAGCGGTATTCTGGCAGGCTGCGCCGGCACGGCAAAGGAAGAGACGCGGGATCCGTATTTCAAGAACAGGGAGTCTCCCTTGGTCGTTCCGATGAGGCATCCCTTTCCGCCATCGCAGGGGGTGGCTTATCTGGTTTCGGAACAGTTCTTCCTCTGCCGGGAAAAAGACTTCTGTCCTGTCCCGCAACAGAAATTTACGGAGCGTTTCTTCCTTCCGGAACTGCCGAAGCCGGTCCGGGAGGAGCCGATTGTGGAACAACCCGCGATCCTCAAGAAGAGACTTCCTGAGACGATTGCGGCCACTGTTCTGTTCGATAAAGAGGATGCAACACTGACCGAGGAGACTTCAAAGGTATTGGATGAACTGTTCGATCGGATCAAAGAAGTCGATCCGCTCACGCTTCGGATCGTCATTGCCGGTTACACCGATGGAGCGGGGTCCGTGGAGGTCAACACGAAACTTGCAGAGGAACGGGCGGAGGCAGTTGCCGACTACTTTATCCGGAATGGGATTCCAAAGGGGAGTATTACCGTGGGGGGACGACCCCTCTGTTGTTACGTCGCGCCCAACGATACAGAGGAAGGCCGGGGGAAGAACCGCCGGGTAGAAGTCTTTGTGGAGCAGATGGAGGAGGAGAAAAGTGAGAAGAAAAACTAA
- a CDS encoding YbjQ family protein translates to MNGEILIATVDLLDGYRVESYNGLVTAHVSCGINFMRGWFVAFRDFFGGRVGTFEKESARLEERATAEMIRKASEHPGVNAILGLRLSYHHVGDGKRSMLILHAVGTKCRVRQAE, encoded by the coding sequence ATGAATGGAGAGATATTGATTGCCACAGTCGATCTGCTGGATGGGTATCGTGTGGAATCATACAACGGGCTGGTCACCGCCCATGTCTCCTGCGGGATCAATTTCATGCGGGGGTGGTTTGTGGCGTTCCGCGATTTCTTCGGCGGCCGGGTGGGGACTTTTGAAAAGGAATCGGCCCGGCTGGAGGAGCGGGCCACGGCGGAGATGATCCGGAAGGCGTCGGAGCATCCCGGCGTCAATGCCATTCTGGGTTTGCGGCTCTCTTACCATCACGTTGGCGATGGGAAGAGATCGATGCTGATCCTTCACGCGGTGGGGACGAAGTGCAGGGTGCGGCAGGCTGAATGA
- a CDS encoding AAA family ATPase, translating to MSVLKEILEWSKGRPAWQRDALRRLVLNGELSNDDVHDLTEICKSAHGLADQQDVVPLAADHIPDQGTGLGRVTLLSIFHHRGVNALAEDQTLKFGPSLTAVYGDNAAGKTGYIRILKSACRARGTEEILGNVVSGAAPQKPAVAIKYEVGTDANIREWAGGGGDEFISRVSVFDSQCAAVYLTEKTDVAFRPFGLDLFDKLVKACRLVRSQLESEQSVLRSAAITAFQTPEGTSVARLLAGLSSLTKPDAVKALTLLSPEEESRLSLLERSLVDLQANDPEKLARQLTLRAGRVRSLARHLKDVEMALSADAVSGVFEVRKESGRKGEEAQRLRNATFPEGLFTGTGSERWSLLWESARQFSEELAYPGQAFPVVNNGARCVLCQQDLDHASGHRLRQFEAFVISKTEQELREVRGEFARLQKAFTDLKTANDTADEAVKEIRIEYESLADKISDFLAASEKRRLSVIEALSMGKESPSDLPALVAVSQETDALAEHLQERVKTLRSSSNEEQKKAMTTEVQELSSRKVLAKHEEQVLAEIERKKKVAAYELCLNDTKTHTITQKSSAVTKTSVTQRLKKSFQDELGRLSFRHVEVELKEVGGEQGILYHKLILTRAPGVDLPKVVSEGEQRCLSIAAFFAELSTADDPSGIVFDDPVSSLDYKWREGVARRLVEEAKTRQVIVFTHDIVFLLFLRQLSDELGVQQLDQHVRQLSKGSGVCAEELPWVALKVSMRIGHLKKLIQDAEKLHRDGHQSAYEREASVIYGYLREAWERGLEEVLLGGVVERYRPGVQTQQVTKIADISEEDCKALEAAMTKCSKWLPGHDQAAAARAEVPEPNVLKADIDALENWVSGIRKRRK from the coding sequence GTGAGTGTCCTAAAAGAAATCCTTGAATGGTCGAAAGGCCGCCCGGCATGGCAGCGCGACGCGCTACGGCGCCTCGTGCTGAATGGCGAGCTCTCCAACGATGATGTCCACGATCTGACCGAGATTTGTAAAAGCGCGCATGGCCTGGCCGATCAACAAGATGTCGTTCCATTGGCAGCAGATCACATACCCGACCAAGGCACGGGATTGGGGCGAGTCACACTGTTGTCAATTTTTCATCATCGCGGAGTGAACGCGCTGGCAGAGGACCAGACGTTGAAGTTCGGGCCCAGCCTCACTGCGGTTTATGGTGACAACGCAGCCGGCAAGACCGGGTACATCAGGATCCTCAAGAGCGCGTGCCGCGCGAGGGGAACAGAAGAAATCCTGGGTAACGTCGTGTCTGGCGCAGCCCCGCAAAAGCCGGCCGTCGCGATTAAGTACGAAGTCGGAACGGACGCGAATATACGGGAATGGGCTGGCGGAGGTGGAGATGAATTTATCTCACGCGTCAGCGTTTTCGATAGTCAGTGCGCCGCCGTTTATCTTACAGAAAAGACCGATGTCGCATTCCGGCCTTTTGGCCTGGACCTGTTTGACAAGCTCGTCAAGGCGTGCCGATTGGTACGATCGCAGCTGGAGAGTGAACAGAGTGTGCTCCGCTCGGCGGCAATCACTGCTTTTCAGACACCAGAAGGAACATCGGTCGCAAGGCTTTTGGCCGGATTGTCCTCGCTGACGAAACCGGATGCGGTGAAAGCTCTTACGCTCCTGTCTCCAGAGGAAGAATCCCGCCTTTCGCTACTGGAAAGGTCGCTCGTGGACTTGCAGGCCAACGATCCCGAGAAACTGGCGCGGCAACTAACGCTCCGCGCCGGAAGGGTCCGCTCCCTTGCCCGGCATCTAAAAGATGTGGAGATGGCGCTGTCGGCAGACGCCGTATCGGGCGTGTTCGAGGTGCGGAAAGAATCCGGGCGAAAGGGTGAAGAAGCACAACGCCTCCGGAATGCTACGTTTCCGGAAGGGTTGTTCACGGGAACGGGATCGGAGCGTTGGTCGCTTCTGTGGGAGTCGGCCCGTCAGTTCTCGGAAGAACTGGCTTATCCCGGGCAAGCATTCCCTGTTGTGAACAATGGCGCGCGCTGCGTGCTATGCCAACAGGACCTTGATCACGCCTCTGGCCACAGGCTCAGGCAGTTCGAAGCGTTTGTCATTTCGAAAACGGAACAGGAACTCCGGGAAGTCCGGGGAGAATTTGCACGGCTACAAAAAGCTTTTACCGATCTCAAGACAGCGAACGACACTGCCGACGAGGCAGTCAAAGAAATTCGCATCGAGTACGAGTCCCTCGCTGACAAAATATCCGATTTTCTTGCCGCGAGCGAAAAACGAAGACTGAGTGTGATCGAAGCGCTATCTATGGGGAAGGAGAGTCCTTCCGATCTTCCCGCGTTAGTAGCTGTATCGCAGGAGACCGACGCGCTTGCCGAACACCTTCAAGAACGGGTCAAGACGCTCCGAAGCAGTTCGAACGAAGAGCAAAAGAAGGCCATGACCACCGAGGTGCAGGAATTGAGCTCCCGCAAGGTCCTCGCAAAGCATGAAGAGCAGGTCCTGGCCGAAATCGAGCGCAAAAAGAAAGTGGCTGCCTATGAGCTATGCCTCAACGATACGAAGACCCATACCATAACGCAAAAGAGCTCGGCCGTGACCAAGACTTCGGTCACGCAGAGACTCAAGAAGAGCTTCCAAGATGAACTGGGTCGTCTTTCCTTCCGGCATGTCGAAGTCGAGTTGAAGGAAGTCGGCGGAGAACAGGGAATCCTCTATCACAAGCTTATCCTGACCAGGGCGCCGGGCGTAGACCTGCCCAAAGTCGTCAGCGAGGGCGAACAGCGCTGCCTATCCATTGCTGCTTTCTTTGCAGAGCTTAGCACGGCGGATGACCCGTCCGGAATTGTGTTCGATGATCCGGTGTCATCCCTCGATTACAAATGGCGAGAGGGTGTTGCTCGACGGCTCGTTGAGGAGGCAAAGACACGGCAAGTCATCGTCTTTACACATGACATCGTGTTCTTGCTATTCTTGAGGCAGTTGTCCGATGAACTCGGGGTCCAGCAACTTGATCAACACGTCCGGCAACTCTCCAAGGGCTCGGGTGTCTGCGCGGAGGAATTGCCGTGGGTAGCGCTCAAGGTGTCAATGCGGATCGGCCATCTGAAGAAACTCATTCAGGACGCGGAAAAACTGCACCGCGACGGACATCAGTCGGCTTATGAGAGAGAAGCCAGCGTCATTTACGGTTACCTGCGCGAGGCGTGGGAGCGCGGCCTTGAGGAGGTTCTTCTCGGAGGTGTCGTCGAACGCTATAGACCAGGCGTGCAGACGCAGCAGGTCACCAAGATTGCGGATATCTCGGAAGAAGATTGCAAGGCCCTGGAAGCCGCCATGACGAAATGCTCCAAATGGCTGCCCGGCCATGACCAGGCTGCAGCGGCACGGGCCGAAGTTCCGGAGCCGAATGTTCTCAAGGCTGATATCGATGCGCTGGAAAATTGGGTGTCCGGCATTCGCAAGCGCCGCAAATGA